A single Leguminivora glycinivorella isolate SPB_JAAS2020 chromosome 25, LegGlyc_1.1, whole genome shotgun sequence DNA region contains:
- the LOC125239215 gene encoding uncharacterized protein LOC125239215, producing the protein MSEKSKLVSSTAPKTYKSRPSTVGPPPTMRRAPSTVIKDRNTRPTKFNKNATLVYDADLTIRPEVSMPDFESENKQVAYGKFLRLMLEDCLLEEKIEREETEVDKQMALLADRFQKTMSQLDKTNRRLKDISFVQEQERLIQMRHEDNAKIFEATANSTAPEILTSLSNTEQAHLDKLVTKNVDFGYDKNSGYKQLLDAVQDAIGGLEEIKKHSNLDMNKFKEYENAKTLSEQMELSKMDLEMLKTEFEVKFPKFSEKLLKEASEKFAKMVEDGEE; encoded by the exons atgtctGAAAAATCGAAATTGGTGTCATCAACGGCCCCCAAAACGTACAAAAGTCGTCCGTCGACTGTCGGGCCGCCGCCAACCATGCGCCGTGCTCCGTCGACGGTAATTAAAGATCGCAACACACGTCCGACGAAATTCAACAAAAATGCTACTTTGGTATACGACGCAGACTTGACTATTCGTCCTGAGGTGTCCATGCCTGATTTTGAGAGTGAGAACAAGCAAGTAGCGTACGGGAAGTTTCTACGTCTAATGTTGGAGGACTGTTTGTTGGAGGAGAAAATTGAGAGAGAAGAAACGGAAGTGGATAAACAAATGGCGTTGCTTGCGGACAGGTTTCAGAAGACAATGTCGCAGTTGGACAAGACTAATCGGAGGCTGAAGGACATATCCTTCGTCCAGGAGCAGGAGAG ACTAATCCAAATGCGCCACGAAGACAATGCTAAAATTTTTGAAGCAACAGCAAACAGTACTGCTCCGGAGATCCTAACAAGCCTGTCCAATACCGAGCAAGCTCACCTTGACAAGCTCGTCACAAAGAACGTTGATTTCGGCTACGACAAGAACAGCGGTTACAAACAGCTCCTAGACGCCGTACAAGATGCCATCGGAGGCCTAGAGGAAATCAAAAAGCATTCAAACTTAGATATGAATAAATTCAAAGAATATGAGAATGCGAAAACGTTGTCGGAGCAAATGGAGTTGAGCAAAATGGATCTAGAGATGTTGAAGACGGAGTTCGAGGTGAAGTTTCCAAAGTTTAGCGAGAAGTTGCTGAAGGAGGCTTCGGAGAAGTTTGCCAAGATGGTGGAGGATGGGGAGGAGTGA